The sequence AGGCACTCACCGTCGCCGCAGCACGGTGGTTCGGTGACGACCGGGTGGTCACCACCGAAACGCTGGAAGATGCGATCGACACCGCCACGGCGTTGGTCGACGAATTCGACTCCGAAGGCGAAGCTTCGGGGGCGGGCATCGTGATCACCGGCTCGGTGGTCACCGCCGGCGCCGCTCGCTCCCTGTTCGGGAAGGACCCGGCATGACCGACCAGCCAGACGCCCCCGACCCGTGGCGGGGTTTTCGCGGCGTAATGGCCGCGACGCTGATACTCGAGTCCATCACGGTGCTGTTGGCTCTCCCGGTGGTCAGCGTCGTCGGGGGTGGCCTGACACCCTTCTCGCTGACGTATCTGCTCGGCCTGGCGCTGGTGTTGCTGCTGTTCGCCGGGATCCAGGGCCGCAGCTGGGCGATCTGGGCCAATCTGGCGCTGCAGTTGGTGCTGGTGGCCGGGTTCGTGGTGTACCCAGGCGTGGGCATCATGGGCCTGGTGTTCACCGCGGTGTGGGCGTTGATCGCCTATTTCCGTGCGGTGGTGTTGCGACGCTCGTGACGGAACCCGACGCCAGGGCCGGTACGCTGTCGCCCGTGCCGCTGGCGACGACGCAGGGCGGAACGATGGGACAGGAGCGGCGCTTCATGACTGAGCGGACTTTGGTGCTGATCAAGCCGGACGGCGTGAACCGTCGGCTGGTGGGCGAGATCATCAGCCGGATCGAGAAGAAGGGCCTGACGTTGGCGGCCCTGGAACTGCGGCCGGTGCAGCAGGCCGTGGCCCGGCAGCACTACGGCGAGCATGAGGGCAAGGCGTTTTTCGCTTCCCTGCTGGATTTCATCACCTCAGGTCCCGTGGTCGCCGCCGTGGTGGAAGGACCGCGCGCGATCGAGGCGTTCCGGCAGCTCGCCGGTGGCACCGACCCGGTGGCCAAGGCCATCCCGGGCACCATCCGCGGTGATTTCGGTCTGGAGACCCAGTTCAACCTGGTGCACGGCTCGGACTCACCGGAGTCGGCCGAGCGTGAGATCGCGCTGTGGTTCCCCGACTTGAAGTCATCGGCGCCGACGGCTCCGATGACACTGGCCTGACGTCGTAGTTAGTGCCTTTCGTCCGGCTCCTGTGGATTGTGTGGGATACTGACTAACGGGTGAACGTCACCGGACCGGTGTCCGACACCCGAATGAAGACTTCGGCGAGTGCGACGGTCGCGATATGTGATGCGGCGCCGATCGCCGGTCCTCATTCAGCCAGGCACCGAGTCGGTTCAACCCGAGCCCCTCGGAGCGAGACCACCACAAGCCCGGGGAAGTGAGCCGGGCCCATAACGAGAAGTCCTCGCGTGGCCGCGTCGCACGACGCGCCCGGGGGCTTGAGGAGACGTACGTGGCAGACCCCTCTCTTTTTAAAGGCCCCGATTCAGACGTATCAGCAGGGCCGAGCGAACACGAGGAGTTGCCCGATCGCCTGCGGGTGCACTCGCTGGCGCGGGTTCTGGGCACCACCAGCCGGCGGGTCCTGGATGCTCTGACCGAGCTGGATGGCCGGGCGCGCAGCGCGCACTCCAGCGTGGACCGTGTCGAGGCGGTGCGAGTCCGCGACCTGCTGGACTCGATCGCCGAACCCGCTGTCGCCGGGCTCTTCCAGGAGGCCGGCGAGGCAGCGGACGCTGGGGATGCCGGCGAGGTCCCCGACGAACCCGAGTCCCGGCTGCTGCTGGAGACGGCACCGGAGCCGGCCGTCGCGCGGGCTGACTACATGCCGTTGTTCGTCGCGCCGCAGCCGGTCGCCTTTGAGCGTGCGGTGCCTCGCGACGTCGACGTCGATACCGACGACGACTCGGACGACTATGGCGACGACGACCTCGGCGGTGCTGAGGCCGACGCCGAGACCGACGCCGACGACGAGAACGGAGACCGGCCCGCCAACCGGCGCCGCCGCCGCGGTCGCCGTGGCCGTGGCCGGGGCCGCGGGTCCGAGGGTGCTGCCGCCGAGGACGCCGACGACGAGACCGAGGACGACGACTCCGCCGCGGAATCGGACGAGGCCGCCGACGCCGACGACGCCGCCGACGAAGAGGGCGGTTCGGCCGAGGAGGCCGGCAACCGCCGTCGTCGCCGCCGCCGTCGGCGCAAGGCCGGGACCGGCGAGGACGACGACACCGGGTCGTCGGACGACCCGCCCAACACCGTCGTGCACGAACGGGCCCCGCGCGCCAAGACCAGCCGGTCTGCCAAGGCCGACCGGGGCACCGGCGACGACGAGATCCAGGGCATCACCGGCTCGACACGGCTGGAGGCCAAGCGGCAGCGTCGCCGCGACGGCCGCGACGCCGGGCGGCGTCGTCCGCCGATTTTGAGCGAGGCCGAGTTCCTGGCCCGCCGCGAGGCCGTCGAACGCCGCATGGTGGTCCGCGACCGGGTCCGGACCGAGCCGCCGCACCAGGGCGCGCGCTACACCCAGATCGCCGTGCTGGAAGACGGCGTGATGGTCGAGCACTTCGTGACCTCGGCCGCGTCGACGTCATTGGTGGGCAACGTCTACCTGGGCATCGTGCAGAACGTGCTGCCGTCGATGGAGGCCGCGTTCGTCGACATCGGCCGGGGCCGCAACGGCGTGCTGTACGCCGGTGAGGTGAACTGGGAGGCCGCCGGACTCGGTGGCGCCAACCGCAAGATCGAGCAGGCGCTCAAACCCGGCGACTACGTCGTGGTGCAGGTCAGCAAGGACCCCATCGGGCACAAGGGCGCCCGCCTGACCACGCAGGTCTCGCTGGCCGGCCGTTACCTGGTGTACGTGCCGGGTGCGTCGTCGACCGGGATCAGTCGCAAGCTGCCCGACACCGAGCGTCAGCGGCTCAAGGAGATCCTGCGCGAGGTGGTGCCCGCCGACGCCGGCGTGATCATCCGCACCGCGTCGGAGGGTGTCAAAGAAGAAGACATCCGCGCCGACGTGGAACGCCTGCAGGAACGCTGGAGCCAGATCGAGGCCACCGCGGCCGAGACCAAGGGGAAAGCGGCCGGGGCCGCGGTGGCGCTCTACGAAGAGCCCGACGTGCTGGTCAAGGTGATCCGGGACCTGTTCAACGAGGACTTCTCCGAGTTGGTGGTCTCCGGTGACGAGGCCTGGGCCACGATCAATGAGTACGTGGGCTCGGTGGCCCCCGAGCTGGTGCCGAAGCTGACCCGCTACCAGCCCCCCACAGGTCCGGAGGGCCAGGCCGGTCCGGACGTGTTCGCCGTGCACCGCATCGACGAGCAGCTGGCCAAGGCGCTGGACCGCAAGGTTTGGCTGCCCTCGGGCGGCACGCTGGTCATCGACCGGACCGAGGCGATGACGGTGGTCGACGTCAACACCGGCAAGTTCACCGGCTCCGGGGGCAACCTCGAGGAGACGGTGACCAAGAACAACCTGGAGGCCGCCGAGGAGATCGTGCGGCAGCTTCGCCTCCGTGACATCGGCGGCATCATCGTCATCGACTTCATCGACATGGTGCTGGAGTCCAACCGCGACCTGGTGCTGCGCCGGCTGACCGAGGCGCTGGGCCGCGACCGCACCCGCCACCAGGTTTCGGAGGTGACGTCGCTGGGTCTGGTACAGCTGACCCGCAAACGCCTGGGCACCGGGCTCATCGAGGCGTTCTCGACCTCGTGTCAACACTGCGCTGGGCGCGGCATCATGCTGCACGGCGACCCGGTGGACTCGGCCGCGCCGGGACGCAAGTCTGAATCGGGCGGCAGCAGCACCAGCCGCCGCAGCAAGCGCTCGAAGAAGCCGAAGGTCGACGAGCCGGCGGTCGCCAAGGTTCCGGTGCACACGCCCGGTGACCACCCGATGTTCAAGGCGATGGCGGCGGCCAGCGACCGGCACGACGAGTCGGACGACGAGCACGAGACCGCACCCGACGCCGATGAGCTGTTGGTCGAGCAGGGCGCCGAAGGCGCCGAGGAGGCCGAGGGCACCGACGAGGTCGCTTCGGAGGACCTGGACTCCGACGAGGACCTCACCGACGCCGAGGACGACACAGACGACGAAGACGAAGACGTCGATGAGGAAGACGTCGACGACGAGGATGTCGACGACGAAGACGCCGACGACGAGGATGTCGACGAAGTCGATCTCGACGACGATGACGACGAGGACTTCGACGACGACCTGGATGTCATCGACGAGTCCGATGAAGAAGACTCCGACGATGCTGAGGACGCGGAGGACTCCGAGGACTTTGAGGAGCCCGAGGCGCCGGTCGCGGTGGTCGAGCGTCCGCGACGTCGGCGTGCGGCGGCCCGACCGGCCGGGCCACCGATCTAAGGCCGCGCCGGTTTGACCCCTTAGCCGCTGGTCACGTACCCTTGACCAGTTGTCGCCAGGCGGGAATAACCACAGCTCGGCGGACAGAACCCCAGACACCTGCGCAAGTCCCGATGGCGTGCGCGCCCGAGAAGCAGAGGTAGAAACCAACGATGGCGACGTACGCAATCGTCAAAACCGGCGGCAAGCAGTACAAGGTTGCCGTCGGTGACGTGCTCAAGGTCGAGAAGATCGAGTCCGAGCCGGGATCGTCGGTCTCGCTGCCGGTCGCGCTGGTCGTGGACGGTGCCACCGTCACCACCGACGCCGCCAAGCTGGCGAAGGTCGCCGTCACCGGCGAGATCCTGGAGCACACCAAGGGCCCCAAGATCCGCATCCACAAGTTCAAGAACAAGACCGGCTACCACAAGCGGCAGGGTCACCGTCAGCAGCTGACCGTGCTCAAGGTCACCGGAATCAAGTAGCAGCAGGAGGCAGCGAGATGGCACACAAAAAGGGCGCTTCCAGCTCACGTAACGGGCGCGACTCCAACGCCCAGCGGCTCGGGGTCAAGCGGTTCGGCGGCCAGGTCGTCAAGGCCGGCGAGATTTTGGTGCGGCAGCGCGGCACCCACTTCCACCCCGGCGTCAACGTCGGGCGCGGCGGCGACGACACCCTGTTCGCCACGGCACCCGGTGCGGTCGAGTTCGGTGTGAAGCGTGGCCGCAAGTTGATCAACATCGTGCCTGTCGCCCGCGACTAGTCGCCGGCGTAACTGGGCGCCTTTGGGCGCCGGATAGGTAGTAACGCCATGTCCCGGTTCGTCGACCGCGTTGTCATCCATGTGCGGGCCGGCGACGGGGGCAACGGCTGCGCCTCGATTCACCGGGAGAAGTTCAAG is a genomic window of Mycolicibacter heraklionensis containing:
- a CDS encoding DUF4233 domain-containing protein — protein: MTDQPDAPDPWRGFRGVMAATLILESITVLLALPVVSVVGGGLTPFSLTYLLGLALVLLLFAGIQGRSWAIWANLALQLVLVAGFVVYPGVGIMGLVFTAVWALIAYFRAVVLRRS
- the ndk gene encoding nucleoside-diphosphate kinase is translated as MTERTLVLIKPDGVNRRLVGEIISRIEKKGLTLAALELRPVQQAVARQHYGEHEGKAFFASLLDFITSGPVVAAVVEGPRAIEAFRQLAGGTDPVAKAIPGTIRGDFGLETQFNLVHGSDSPESAEREIALWFPDLKSSAPTAPMTLA
- a CDS encoding Rne/Rng family ribonuclease — its product is MADPSLFKGPDSDVSAGPSEHEELPDRLRVHSLARVLGTTSRRVLDALTELDGRARSAHSSVDRVEAVRVRDLLDSIAEPAVAGLFQEAGEAADAGDAGEVPDEPESRLLLETAPEPAVARADYMPLFVAPQPVAFERAVPRDVDVDTDDDSDDYGDDDLGGAEADAETDADDENGDRPANRRRRRGRRGRGRGRGSEGAAAEDADDETEDDDSAAESDEAADADDAADEEGGSAEEAGNRRRRRRRRRKAGTGEDDDTGSSDDPPNTVVHERAPRAKTSRSAKADRGTGDDEIQGITGSTRLEAKRQRRRDGRDAGRRRPPILSEAEFLARREAVERRMVVRDRVRTEPPHQGARYTQIAVLEDGVMVEHFVTSAASTSLVGNVYLGIVQNVLPSMEAAFVDIGRGRNGVLYAGEVNWEAAGLGGANRKIEQALKPGDYVVVQVSKDPIGHKGARLTTQVSLAGRYLVYVPGASSTGISRKLPDTERQRLKEILREVVPADAGVIIRTASEGVKEEDIRADVERLQERWSQIEATAAETKGKAAGAAVALYEEPDVLVKVIRDLFNEDFSELVVSGDEAWATINEYVGSVAPELVPKLTRYQPPTGPEGQAGPDVFAVHRIDEQLAKALDRKVWLPSGGTLVIDRTEAMTVVDVNTGKFTGSGGNLEETVTKNNLEAAEEIVRQLRLRDIGGIIVIDFIDMVLESNRDLVLRRLTEALGRDRTRHQVSEVTSLGLVQLTRKRLGTGLIEAFSTSCQHCAGRGIMLHGDPVDSAAPGRKSESGGSSTSRRSKRSKKPKVDEPAVAKVPVHTPGDHPMFKAMAAASDRHDESDDEHETAPDADELLVEQGAEGAEEAEGTDEVASEDLDSDEDLTDAEDDTDDEDEDVDEEDVDDEDVDDEDADDEDVDEVDLDDDDDEDFDDDLDVIDESDEEDSDDAEDAEDSEDFEEPEAPVAVVERPRRRRAAARPAGPPI
- the rplU gene encoding 50S ribosomal protein L21, which produces MATYAIVKTGGKQYKVAVGDVLKVEKIESEPGSSVSLPVALVVDGATVTTDAAKLAKVAVTGEILEHTKGPKIRIHKFKNKTGYHKRQGHRQQLTVLKVTGIK
- the rpmA gene encoding 50S ribosomal protein L27; the encoded protein is MAHKKGASSSRNGRDSNAQRLGVKRFGGQVVKAGEILVRQRGTHFHPGVNVGRGGDDTLFATAPGAVEFGVKRGRKLINIVPVARD